A stretch of Thermococcus sp. DNA encodes these proteins:
- a CDS encoding tRNA(Met) cytidine acetyltransferase TmcA: MTVKVRFDKEVRDYAKGEKVKDSVLRLTETALAQALEKFHRRMIVIEGDTLKKAELAGILAGASARVLSEVLDELMKKRLRDESEDKIEVLYATDALGEDTFGRKRYEAFRKHFDVLAGGSAEVKAVTFKHTRDILGRTYDLLVLDMSYDYSPNDLGRIIETVRGGGLIFILAHPFKKWKDMWTGFHKSLVTPPYTIDDVKKRFNRRLIRKFTEHDGIYIITENGKVKKKPKRNKSQAKIKARRGVPIPEETLFPRELYEMALTEGQVEVLRAFEELVGEEGMLVLTADRGRGKSVSVGIAAIGLALALKKRTRIVVTAPEPENVQALFRFAKRALQKLGFKPHVVEERGLIRELYARKIGLRYYPPAEGYKKTADLYILDEAAGIHVPILHRYLNKPRVVYSSTIHGYEGAGRGFSVKFLKKARERRSFRELHMEEPIRYAENDPIEKWLFDVLLLDAEPVELTDEDYELIKNREVYFEEPDLDDWFKNDREDLRNFVGIYILAHYRNRPSDVALLADAPHHRARVLRLKNGKIVTALQIAEEGNIPKKVIEKMAKGYKPRGNIIPDMMVKHHMAKEFARLRGYRIVRIATHPDAMDMGLGSKALELLEKEARERGLDWIGSGFGASEELVRFWVRNGFAVVHLSPARNPVSGEFTAIVLKPISERAKKLIRRANDEFRIRLTEWLADTHRDVEPEIVRWLFETPFGEAVDYPIHLTEVQKKRLDAFTGKVLTYDTVVDAVKPIVKLYFLDGWMKPYLDERQIKLLIYRVLQGHSWEETARLIDRTETFTMIEVRDIIRGLWYYYKRIIS, encoded by the coding sequence ATGACCGTCAAGGTTCGCTTTGATAAGGAAGTGAGAGACTACGCCAAAGGCGAGAAGGTTAAGGACTCTGTTCTCAGGCTCACCGAGACGGCCCTGGCTCAGGCGCTTGAGAAGTTTCACCGCAGAATGATAGTCATCGAGGGTGACACGCTGAAAAAGGCTGAATTGGCTGGAATCCTGGCCGGGGCTTCCGCGAGGGTTCTGAGCGAGGTTCTCGACGAGCTGATGAAGAAAAGGTTGAGAGATGAGAGCGAGGACAAAATAGAGGTTCTCTACGCCACAGATGCTCTCGGCGAGGACACCTTTGGGAGGAAGCGCTACGAGGCCTTCAGAAAGCACTTCGACGTTCTGGCAGGTGGAAGCGCCGAGGTGAAGGCTGTAACCTTCAAGCACACCCGCGACATCCTCGGGAGGACGTACGACCTGCTCGTTCTGGACATGAGCTATGACTACTCGCCGAACGACCTCGGGAGGATTATCGAGACCGTCCGCGGCGGCGGTCTTATCTTCATACTCGCCCACCCCTTTAAGAAGTGGAAGGACATGTGGACGGGCTTCCACAAGAGCCTCGTCACACCGCCTTACACGATAGACGACGTCAAGAAGCGCTTCAACAGGCGGCTCATAAGGAAGTTCACCGAGCACGACGGCATCTACATAATAACCGAGAACGGAAAGGTCAAGAAGAAGCCGAAGAGGAACAAGAGCCAGGCAAAGATTAAGGCCAGAAGAGGCGTGCCGATTCCGGAGGAGACCCTCTTCCCGCGCGAGCTCTACGAGATGGCCCTCACCGAGGGGCAGGTTGAAGTCCTAAGGGCCTTTGAGGAGCTGGTTGGGGAAGAGGGCATGCTCGTCCTCACCGCGGACAGGGGGCGCGGGAAGAGCGTTTCCGTTGGAATAGCGGCGATAGGCCTCGCACTGGCGCTCAAGAAGAGAACCAGGATAGTCGTGACGGCCCCAGAGCCGGAGAACGTTCAGGCCCTTTTCCGCTTCGCCAAGCGTGCCCTCCAGAAGCTCGGCTTCAAGCCGCACGTCGTCGAGGAGAGGGGTCTGATCAGGGAACTGTACGCCCGGAAGATTGGCCTGAGGTACTACCCCCCGGCGGAGGGTTACAAAAAGACCGCAGACCTCTACATCCTCGATGAGGCGGCAGGAATCCACGTGCCGATACTCCACAGGTACCTCAACAAGCCGCGCGTCGTTTATTCCTCCACGATCCACGGCTACGAGGGGGCTGGGAGGGGATTCTCCGTCAAGTTCCTTAAGAAGGCCAGGGAGAGGCGCTCCTTCAGGGAGCTCCACATGGAGGAGCCGATCCGCTACGCGGAAAACGACCCCATCGAGAAGTGGCTCTTCGACGTCCTCCTGCTCGATGCCGAGCCGGTTGAGCTCACCGATGAGGACTACGAGCTGATAAAGAACAGGGAGGTCTACTTTGAGGAGCCCGACCTCGATGACTGGTTCAAGAACGACAGGGAAGACCTGAGGAACTTCGTCGGCATCTACATACTTGCACACTACCGCAACAGGCCGAGCGACGTGGCTTTGCTCGCGGACGCGCCGCACCACAGGGCGAGGGTTCTACGGCTGAAGAACGGCAAGATAGTGACCGCCCTTCAGATAGCGGAGGAGGGCAACATTCCAAAGAAAGTTATCGAAAAGATGGCGAAGGGTTACAAGCCGCGCGGCAACATCATTCCCGACATGATGGTCAAGCACCACATGGCGAAGGAGTTCGCAAGGCTGAGGGGGTACCGGATAGTCAGAATCGCCACCCACCCGGACGCGATGGACATGGGGCTTGGAAGCAAGGCACTGGAACTCCTCGAAAAGGAGGCCAGGGAGAGGGGCCTTGACTGGATCGGTTCTGGCTTTGGAGCGAGCGAGGAGCTCGTCCGCTTCTGGGTCAGGAACGGCTTTGCCGTCGTCCACCTGAGCCCCGCCAGGAACCCGGTAAGCGGTGAGTTTACCGCCATAGTCCTCAAGCCGATAAGCGAGAGGGCAAAGAAGCTCATCCGCAGGGCCAACGACGAGTTCAGGATACGGCTCACGGAATGGCTTGCCGATACCCACCGTGATGTTGAGCCTGAGATCGTCAGGTGGCTCTTCGAGACGCCCTTCGGGGAGGCCGTTGATTATCCGATTCACCTCACGGAGGTTCAGAAAAAGCGCCTTGATGCCTTCACCGGCAAGGTTCTCACCTACGATACCGTGGTTGACGCCGTTAAGCCCATTGTTAAGCTCTACTTCCTCGACGGCTGGATGAAGCCCTACCTCGACGAGAGGCAGATAAAGCTGCTGATCTACAGGGTTCTCCAGGGGCACAGCTGGGAGGAAACGGCAAGGCTAATCGACAGAACCGAAACCTTTACGATGATAGAGGTGCGCGATATCATAAGGGGCCTCTGGTACTATTACAAGAGGATCATTTCCTAA
- a CDS encoding calcium/sodium antiporter — protein sequence MIVEIVLFALGLVLLIKGSDYFVEAASRVAKGFGVSEFIIALVLASIATTLPEVTVSAISSYQGKPDIALGNAIGSALANIALILGVSSLLRPLKVEKTAWKNSLFMIAVTAYAGLLMYDGKISRLDGASLILIYFGFLYYLYRKHMTLEELPEGGRGNPKRDALIMFGSGILVVTGAKLVVDSAVTMARAFGVPEVVIGLTMVSIGTSLPEMANSLTATLKRLPNISVGNIIGANILDILMVIGIAALINPIYVDSTIYTFTLPLTLLVMAILTAVLRFTGRIDRLTGGILLAIYSYFLYAYLTGGVHLPQG from the coding sequence GTGATAGTTGAAATCGTACTCTTCGCACTCGGCCTCGTCCTGCTCATCAAGGGGAGCGACTATTTTGTTGAAGCCGCCTCGCGCGTAGCGAAGGGCTTCGGGGTGAGTGAGTTCATCATAGCGCTCGTCCTGGCCAGCATAGCCACCACCCTGCCGGAAGTTACCGTCTCGGCGATATCGTCCTACCAGGGGAAGCCCGACATAGCTCTGGGAAACGCGATTGGAAGCGCACTCGCGAATATAGCCCTGATCCTCGGTGTGTCCTCCCTGCTCCGCCCCCTGAAGGTGGAGAAGACCGCCTGGAAGAACTCCCTCTTCATGATAGCAGTCACGGCATACGCGGGTCTCCTGATGTACGACGGCAAGATAAGCCGCCTTGACGGGGCGAGCCTGATACTGATATACTTCGGCTTCCTGTACTACCTCTACCGGAAGCATATGACGCTTGAGGAGCTTCCGGAGGGCGGGCGTGGAAACCCGAAGAGGGATGCCCTCATAATGTTCGGAAGCGGAATCCTCGTCGTGACCGGTGCGAAGCTCGTGGTGGACAGCGCCGTCACGATGGCGAGGGCCTTCGGAGTCCCCGAGGTCGTCATAGGCCTCACGATGGTCTCGATTGGAACCTCCCTGCCGGAGATGGCCAACTCCCTCACGGCCACCCTTAAGCGGCTCCCAAACATAAGCGTCGGCAACATAATAGGTGCGAACATCCTCGACATCCTCATGGTCATAGGAATAGCGGCTCTCATAAATCCGATATACGTCGACTCCACAATCTACACCTTCACGCTGCCGCTGACCCTTTTGGTCATGGCCATACTGACGGCAGTCCTTCGTTTCACCGGCAGGATAGACAGGCTCACCGGTGGAATACTGCTGGCGATCTACTCCTACTTCCTCTACGCCTACCTCACCGGCGGCGTCCACCTGCCGCAGGGATGA
- a CDS encoding TIGR00288 family NYN domain-containing protein: MPGGNWEKIISITKDGMRSIGTMRRKIGRGKRIALLIDGPNILRKEFGVKLEDIVEALEGLGDLRVSKVILNQYAPQGLIEAVSNQGFEAIVVSGETGVKLAVEAMREIYNPNIDVIALATRNAEFLPVILKAKEKGKETIVIGIEPGFSAALKHAADYTIILEGGEER, translated from the coding sequence ATGCCGGGCGGCAACTGGGAGAAGATAATTTCGATAACGAAGGATGGCATGAGGAGCATAGGAACGATGAGGCGAAAGATAGGCAGGGGTAAGAGGATAGCACTGCTCATCGACGGTCCAAACATCCTTAGAAAGGAGTTCGGGGTCAAGCTGGAGGATATAGTTGAGGCTCTGGAGGGACTGGGTGACCTCAGGGTCTCCAAGGTGATACTGAACCAGTACGCTCCCCAGGGGCTCATAGAGGCGGTATCGAACCAGGGCTTTGAGGCCATCGTTGTCTCGGGCGAGACGGGTGTCAAGCTCGCAGTCGAGGCGATGAGGGAGATATACAATCCCAACATCGACGTGATTGCCCTGGCAACCCGGAACGCCGAGTTCCTGCCGGTGATTCTCAAGGCCAAAGAAAAGGGCAAGGAAACCATCGTAATTGGCATTGAGCCGGGTTTTTCGGCGGCGCTGAAGCATGCGGCGGACTACACCATAATCCTTGAGGGCGGTGAGGAGAGATGA
- a CDS encoding TIGR00288 family NYN domain-containing protein, whose product MKERFFRVLRRGEKEVREVSTPEKPRKKRSIGLIIDGPNILRKEFGIKLEDIIDALERIGKLRVAKVVLNQYAPQGLIEAVVNQGLEPIIVAGDTDVRIAIEAMELIYNSDVDVIALATRDADFLPIVNEAKRRGKETIVIGVEPGFSVALQNAADYVIKMEGKGEAHEFK is encoded by the coding sequence ATGAAGGAGCGCTTTTTTAGGGTTCTCAGGCGCGGGGAAAAAGAGGTCAGAGAAGTTAGCACCCCGGAAAAGCCAAGGAAGAAGAGGAGCATAGGCCTCATAATAGATGGCCCGAACATCCTCAGAAAGGAGTTCGGAATAAAGCTGGAGGACATAATCGACGCCCTTGAGAGGATCGGGAAGCTCCGCGTTGCTAAGGTCGTCCTCAACCAGTACGCTCCCCAGGGACTCATAGAGGCGGTCGTTAACCAGGGGCTGGAGCCAATCATAGTGGCCGGAGACACCGACGTGAGGATTGCCATCGAGGCCATGGAGCTCATCTACAACTCCGACGTGGACGTAATAGCCCTGGCCACCAGGGACGCCGACTTCCTCCCGATAGTCAACGAGGCAAAGCGCAGGGGAAAGGAGACCATAGTCATCGGCGTGGAGCCCGGCTTCTCGGTTGCACTCCAGAACGCGGCCGACTACGTCATCAAGATGGAGGGCAAGGGTGAAGCCCATGAGTTCAAATAA